A segment of the Acidimicrobiales bacterium genome:
GGCCATCGTGGGTGCGTCGGTGCCCCGGGCCCGAGCCAGCCAGGGCCGGGCGTCGCCGGCCTCCCGCAGGGCCGTCACCAGGCTGGTCCCGATGCCCTCGTTCCGGCGCTGCGGCGCCACGTCGATCACGACGAGCCGGTGCGACGGGTAGTGGCTGCTGCCCGCGAGGGAGCCCACCCCCACCACGGTGCGGTCGTCGACGGCCACCAGGGTGCGGCCGGGGAGGTCCGGGCGGAGGGGCAGCCGGCCGTGCACCGAGGAGATCGAGCGCATCACGGGGTCGCCCGACCACACCGCGTCGAGCACGCGCTGCACGCCGGCCGCGTCGTGGGGCGTGAAGGGCCGGACGCTCGGGCCGGTCATGGGGCCCCCGCCCTCAGCCGGTGAGGGCGGCCACGGCGACGCCCGCCCAGAGCACGGTCGCCAGCGCCAGCACCAGGGTGAAGGCCGGCTTGCGGGTCTTGTGGTGGAACACCCCCGGCCGGCCCACCCCCCGGCCACGCCCCCCAGCAGCGCAGCCGCGTGCAGCACCACCTCGGGCACGCGAGTGCCTCCCCGCTGGGCCCGGCGCTTGTCCAACCCGTACAGGGCGAACGTGGCCGCGCCGGCGGCGACCAGCCAGACGAGCACCAGGGGGAGCGGCGTGAGGACCGCCAGGGCCACCACGGCGACGGCGGTGAGCGCGCCGCCGAGGATCGCGAACGAGCGGTGTGGGCGGACGGCAGGGACCACGGCGCCACCCTACGTTCGTGGTCGCCCGTAGGATCCGGCCATGCCCACCGTCGAGCACGCCCGTCTGCGAGAGGCCCGCGAGGGGATCGCCTGGAAGCGCTGGGGCCCCTACCTGAGCGAGCGCCAGTGGGGCACCGTGCGCGAGGACTACAGCGACAACGGCGACGCCTGGGGCTACCTCACCCACGACCAGTCGCGCTCGCGGGCGTACCGGTGGGGCGAGGACGGCATCGCGGGCATCTGCGACGACAAGCAGCAGCTCTGCTTCGCGCTCGCGCTGTGGAACGGGCGCGACCCGATCCTGAAGGAGCGGCTCTTCGGCGTGACCAACGCCGAGGGCAACCACGGCGAGGACGTGAAGGAGTACTACTTCTACCTCGACGCCACGCCGACGAGCTCCTACCTCAGGTACCTCTACAAGTACCCGCAGGCCGAGTTCCCCTACGCCGACCTGGTCGCCACCAACCGGGCCCGGACGAGGACCGAGCCGGAGTACGAGCTGCTGGACACCGGCGTGTTCGACGAGGACCGCTACTTCGACGTGGTGGTCGAAGTGGCCAAGGGGGGGCCGGACGACCTCCTGGTCCGCATCGAGGCCCACAACCGGGGTCCCGAGTCGGCCACCATCCACCTGCTGCCGACGCTGTGGTACCGCAACACCTGGTCGTGGGGTGGCGACGAGACCACGAAGCCGGTGCTCCGGCGGGTGGACGCCACCGCCGACGCGCCGGCTGCGGTGGCCGCCGAGCACCCTCGCCTCGGCACCCGCCACCTGTACGTCGAGGGCCAGCCCCAGCTGCTCTTCACCGAGAACGAGACAAACCGCGAGCGGCTCTGGGGCGAGCCGAACCCCCAGCCCTTCGTGAAGGACGCGTTCCACGAGGCCGTCGTCAACGGGGTCGCGGGCGCGGTGAACCCGGACGGCGTCGGCACCAAGTGCGCCGCCCACCACGAGCTCGAGGTCCCTGCGGGTGGCTCGGCCGTCCTGCGGCTGCGGCTGGTCGATCGCTGGCCGGACGAGTGGTCGGACGACCCGGTGGGCGACGAGCTCGAGCGGATCATGGTCTGGCGACGCGCCGAGGCCGACGACTTCTACGACGCCATCACCCCGCCCTCGGCCGACGAGGACGGCCGGCTGATCATCCGCCAGGCGCTCGCCGGCATGCTCTGGTCGAAGCAGTACTACCTGTTCGACGTGGCCACCTGGCTGGAGGAGCACGGCGCCGAGCCGCTCGCGAGCTTCCGCGGGCCCGACGTGCGGAACCGCGAGTGGTTCCACATGATCAACGACGACGTGATCTCCATGCCGGACAAGTGGGAGTACCCCTGGTACGCGGCGTGGGACCTCGCCTTCCACACGCTCGCGCTCGACCTGGTCGACCACGACTTCGCGCTCCAGCAGCTCGACCTCATGCTCAGCGAGCTGTACCTGCACCCCAACGGCCAGATCCCCGCGTACGAGTGGAACTTCGGCGACGTGAACCCGCCGGTGCACGCCTGGGCGACCCTGTTCCTCTACCGCTCGGGCCGGGGCCAGGGCGCCCCCGCCCACGCCGACCTGCAGTTCCTGAAGGACGCCTTCCAGAAGCTGCTCGTCAACTACACGTGGTGGGTCAACCGCAAGGACCGCGAGGGGCGCCACGTGTTCGAGGGCGGCTTCCTGGGCCTCGACAACATCGGCGTGTTCGACCGCTCGAAGCCCCTGCCGACCGGGGGCCACCTGGAGCAGGCCGACGGCACCGCCTGGATGGCGCTGTACACGCAGAACATGCTGGAGATCGCCGTCGAGCTGGCGCTGCACGACCCCACGTACGAGGACATGGTCCTGCGCTTCCTCGCCCAGTTCGTGCGCATCGCGGCAGCCATGGATCGGGTCGGCACCCACGACGACGAGATGTGGGACGAGGAGGACGGCTTCTTCTACGACGTCCTCCGCCTGCCCGACGGCAGCGCCACGAGGCTCAAGGTGCGCTCGTACGTGGGGCTGCTCCCGCTGTGCGCCGTCACGGTGCTGTCGGGCGACCTCGTCGGGCGGTTCCCCCGGGTGGCCGAGCAGCTCCGGAAGATGCTCGAGCGCCACGGCGACCTCCTCGCCAACATCACCGACCCCCGCGTCCCCGGGGTGCAGGGGCGTCGGCTGCTCGCCGTGATCGACGAGGGGAAGCTCCGCCGGATCCTTGCCCGCATGCTCGACGAGGAGCGGTTCCTCAGCCCGTACGGCGTCCGCTCCCTCAGCAAGTGGCACGAGCGCGAGCCCTACGTGTTCGAGGTGCACGGCGAGCGCTACGAGGTGGGCTACCTGCCGGCCGAGTCGGACAGCGGGCTCTTCGGCGGCAACTCCAACTGGCGCGGCCCCGTGTGGTTCCCCGTCAACGTGCTGATCATCCGCGCCCTGCTGCAGCTCTACACGTACTTCGGCGACGACCTCCGGGTGGAGTGCCCCACCGGCTCCGGCCGCGAGATGAACCTGTTCGAGGTCGCCCAGGAGATCGGGTCCCGGCTCACGGCGATCTTCCGGCGTGACGAGCACGGCCGTCGCCCGGTGTTCGGGGGTGCCGAGCGCTTCCAGACCGACCCGCACTGGCGGGACAACCTCCTGTTCTACGAGTACTTCCAGGGCGACGACGGCGCCGGGCTCGGCGCCAGCCACCAGACCGGCTGGACGGGCACGGTCGCCCGCGTGATGCAGCTGCTGGCCCTGCTCACCCCCGAGGTCCTGCGCGACGAGGGGATCGCGCCGCTCACCGTGCACTACCTGCGGTCCACCGAGGGGTGACGGCGGCGGGCGCCGGGTACGGTGCCCGCCCATGGCCGACCTGCTCGCCCTGTCCGCGGAGATGATCGACCGCCGGGAGCTGACCGGCCCGACCAACCGGGTCACCAACGAGCTCTCCGAGATCGACGAGAGCCTGGCCGTCGTCGAGTCGTTCTCCCACGTCGTCGCCTTCCGGACGGGCGACGGGCTCGTGCTGTTCGACACCAGCTCGGGCATGACGGGGGGCGGCGTCGTCGAGAGCCTCCGCCGCTGGTCGGCCGACCCGGTCCACACGGTCGTGTACACGCACGGCCACGTCGACCACGTCGGTGGCAGCGCGGCGCTGGTGGCCGACGGCCGCACCCGCGGCCACGCCGACCCGCGGGTGATCGGCCACGAGAACGTGGGGCCCCGCCTGGCCCGCTACCAGCGCACCAACGGCTGGAACCTGGCCATCAACGCCCGCCAGTTCGGCGGCGCCCGCGGCGCGGCGGCCCTCGACATCGGCGCCGCCCCCCGCTTCGTGCCGCCCGGGACCCTGGCGCCGACCGACACCTTCTCGCACCGCAGCTCGTTCCAGGTGGGCGACCTGCACGTGCAGCTCCGCCACGCCATGGGGGAGACCGACGACCACGCCTGGGCCTGGATCCCCGACCGCCGTGCCGTGTGCGTCGGCGACCTGCTCACCTGGGTGTTCCCGAACGCCGGCAACCCCCAGAAGGTCCAGCGGTACCCGGGGGAGTGGGCGGCGGCGCTCCGCGAGATCGTCGCGCTCGAGCCCGAGCTGCTCCTCCCGGCCCACGGGTTGCCCATCGGCGGGGCCGGCCGGATCGCCTCGGTGCTGTCCTCGGTGGCCGGTGCCCTCGAGGGCATCGTCGAGCAGGTGGTCGGGATGATGAACGCCGGCGCGGTGCTCGACGAGATCGTCGCGGCGGTGCGCGTGTCCGACGACGTGCTGGCCCTGCCGTGGATGCAGCCGATCTACGACGAGCCCGAGTTCGTGGTGCGCAACGTGTGGCGGCAGCTCGGCGGGTGGTGGGACGGCAACCCGGCCCGCCTCAAGCCCCCCGCCGACGCGGCCCTGGCCGCGGAGGTGGCCGCGCTGGCCGGCGGCGCAGCGGCGCTCGTCTCACGGGCCCGCGACAGGGCCGCGGCCGGCGATCTGCGGCTCGCCGCCCAGCTGGTGGAGTGGGCCGTGCAGGCCGCGCCGGAGGATCGCGCCGCCCACGCGGCCAGGGCCGAGATCTACGGCGAGCGGCGGCGGATCGAGATGTCGCTGATGGCCAAGGGCGTGTTCGGCGGCGCCGCGAGGGAGTCCTCGGAGCGCGCCGGGGCGTGATCGCCCTCGTGGCCGGCGGGCTCGCCGGCGCAGCGCTGCTGGCCGTCGCCTCGGAGCACCTGGTGCGGGGGGCGGCCCGCCTCTCGGCTGCGCTGCGCGTGGCCCCGGCGGTGGTGGCCGCGGTCGTGATCGGCTTCGGAACGTCCACCCCCGAGCTGGCCCTGGGCGGCATCGCCGCCGGCCAGGGGCGCCTCGACCTCGCCGTCGGCAACATCGTGGGCTCGAACCTGGCCAACGTCAGCCTGGTCCTCGGCCTGGCTGCGGTCGTGGCCGTCATCCACGTCGACACCGATCTCCTCCGGGGCCAGGCGCTGGTGTCGACGGCGGCCGTCGTGCTGTTCGGGGCACTGCTCGTGCTGGGCGGGGGCCTGGGCCGCGCGGAGGGTGTCGGGCTGCTCGCGGTGCTGGCGGCGGCCCTGGTGTGGATGGTGCGCCGAGCCCGGTCCGAGCCGCCCGACGAGCTCGGTCGCGAGGTCCAGGAGTTCGTCGACGGCGCGCCGCTGCGGGGTGGCCGGGAGGCGCTCCGGGTGGCGGCCGGGCTGGCCGGCACCCTGGTCGGGGCCCAGCTGGTGGTGTGGGCGGCGACGGGGATCGCCAGCGACCTCGGGCTGGCCGAGGGCTTCGTGGGGGTGACCGTCGTGGCCGTCGGCACCTCGCTGCCGGAGCTGGTCACCGCGGTCCAGGCCGGCCGGCGCGGCGAGCACGACCTGATCGTCGGCAACGTGCTGGGCTCGAACCTGTTCAACAGCCTGGGCGTGGCCGGGCTGGCGGCGGTGATCGGGCCGGGCGAGGTGGTCGACCGCACGCTGATCCAGGTGGGCGTGCCCGTGATGGTGGTGGCGGCGCTGCTGGGCTGGGCCCTCATGGCCCGTGGGCGGCGGGTCACCCGCGGGGAGGGTGTCATCCTCCTCGTGGGGTACGCCGCCTGCCTGCCCCTGCTCGGCTGATCACGTGCCGGGGTCGCGGGGCGGCCGTCCGTCGCGGTCGGTCCCGATCGGGCGGGGCCGTGGGGGTTGCGCCGGTACACTGCCGATCCTGTGAAGACGAGCGTCGAGCCCCTCGAGGGGAACAGGGTCAAGGTCTCCGTCGAGGTCGAAGAGGTCGAGTTCGACCAGGCCATCGACGTGGCGTTCCGCAAGATCTCCCGCCAGGTGCGCATCCCCGGCTTCCGCCCCGGCAAGGCCCCGCGGCGGATCCTCGAGGCCCGGCTGGGCGCGGGCGTCGCCCGCGAGGAGGCGCTGCGCGACGCGCTGCCCGACTACTACGCCCGAGCGGTGCGCGAGCACGACATCGACGTGATCGCCGCCCCCGAGATCGACATCACCGCGGGCCACGACCAGGGCCCGGTGGCGTTCGACGCCGTCGTCGAGGTGCGGCCCCGGGTGTCGGTGGCCGGCTACCGCGGCCTCCGGGTGGAGATCCCCCGCCCCACGCCGACCAGCGACGAGATCGACGCCCAGGTCGAGCGGCTGCGCCAGCAGTTCGGCGAGCTCTCCGCCGTCGACCGGCCCGCCGTCGACGGCGACTTCGTCACCATCGACATCACCGGCTCCCAGGACGGCGAGCAGCTCGACGGTCTCACCGCCGAGGACTACTCCTACGAGGTCGGCAGCGCCAGCATCCTGCCCGAGGTCGACGAGCACCTCCGTGGCGCCGAGATCGGCGACATCCTCGAGTTCGACGGCGCCCACCCCGATCCCGACGAGCCGCCCCTCCACTTCCGTGTCCTCGTGAAGCAGGTGCAGGAGAAGCTGCTGCCAGAGGTCACCGACGAGTGGGCCAACGAGGCGTCCGAGTTCGACACCGTCGACCAGCTCCGGGCAGACATCGGCCGCCGCCTGCAGGTGGTCAAGGCCGTTCGAGCCCAGATGGCGCTGCAGGAGAACACGGCCGCCGCCCTCGCCGACCTGGTCGACGACGAGCTGCCCGACGCGCTGGTGAACGACGAGATGCGGGTGCGCTTCGAGGATCTGCTCCTGCGGCTGCAGTCCCAGGGCGCCACGTTCGAGGGGTACCTGGCGGCCACCGGCCGAACCCAGGAAGAGGTGGCCGAGGAGCTCCGCGATACGGCCGAGCGGGCGGTGCGGGTCGACCTGGCCCTGCGGGCCGTGGTCGAAGCCGAGGTCATCGAGGTCGCCGACGAGGACCTCGACGTCGAGATCGAGCGGCTGGCCCAGCGCGTCGGGGAGAAGCCGGCGGCGCTCCGGCGCCAGCTCGAGCGCGGCGAGCGGCTCTCGGCGGTACGCTCCGATCTCGAGAAGCGCAAGGCCCTCGAGTGGCTCGTCGAGCAGGTCGAGCTCGTCGACGAAGAGGGCCAACCCATCGACCGCAGCGATCTGACGCCCCCGAGCGACGCCTCCGAGGCCGAGCCCGGCGAACCCACCAACGCCGACGACGAGCCAGCACAGCAGGAGGCCGGCGAGTGATCGAGCCGATCCGGAACTACCTGGTCCCCACGGTCATCGAACAGACCAACCGCGGGGAGCGGGCGTTCGACCTCTACAGCCGGCTCCTCAAGGACCACATCATCTTCCTGGGCACCCCGATCGACGACACGATCGCCAACCTGGTGTGCGCCCAGCTGCTGCACCTCGAGTCGGAGAACCCCGACAAGGACATCAACATCTACATCAACTCGCCGGGCGGCGACATCACGGCCCTGTTCGCCATCTACGACACCATGCAGTACATCAAGCCCGACATCACCACGATCTGCTTCGGGCAGGCCGCGTCCGCGGCCGCGGTGCTGTTGGCGGCCGGGACGAAGGGCAAGCGTCTGGCCCTCCCCCACGCCCGCGTGCTGATCCACCAGCCCTACGGCGGCGCTGCCGGGCAGGCCACCGACATCGAGCTGGCGGCCAGGGAGATCCTGCGGATGCGCGAGCTGCTCGAGATGATCCTCTCCGGGCACACCGGCCAGACGGTCGAGCGCATCCATCGCGACACCGAGCGCGACTTCGTGATGTCCGCCGAGGAGGCCCGCGACTACGGCATCATCGACGAGGTGATCGAGTCGCGACAGTCGGCCGGCGGCGACCGGCCCATCGCGGCCGTGGGCGACTGAGCGGGAACGGGGGAGAGCGGTCGTGGCCAAGTTCGGTGACGGGGGCGAGCTGCTGAAGTGCAGCTTCTGCGGCAAGTCCCAGAAGCAGGTGAAGAAGCTCATCGCAGGCCCCGGGGTCTACATCTGCGACGAGTGCATCGACCTGTGCAACGAGATCATCGAGGAGGAGCTCAGCGAGACCAGCGAGCTCAAGTTCGACGAGCTCCCCAAGCCCGGTGAGATCTACGAGTTCCTGAACGACTACGTCATCGGCCAGGAGCGGGCCAAGAAGATCCTCTCGGTCGCCGTCTACAACCACTACAAGCGGGTGCAGTTCGGGGCCAACCACGACACCGACGTCGAGCTGGCCAAGAGCAACATCCTGCTGATCGGCCCGACCGGCTGCGGCAAGACCCTGCTGGCCCAGACCCTCGCCCGG
Coding sequences within it:
- a CDS encoding DUF1294 domain-containing protein; this encodes MVPAVRPHRSFAILGGALTAVAVVALAVLTPLPLVLVWLVAAGAATFALYGLDKRRAQRGGTRVPEVVLHAAALLGGVAGGWAGRGCSTTRPASRPSPWCWRWRPCSGRASPWPPSPAEGGGPMTGPSVRPFTPHDAAGVQRVLDAVWSGDPVMRSISSVHGRLPLRPDLPGRTLVAVDDRTVVGVGSLAGSSHYPSHRLVVIDVAPQRRNEGIGTSLVTALREAGDARPWLARARGTDAPTMAFLARRGSSVVARTLEAVVDPAAPEVARWAADAADAASLGYRLLAVGTGLGSPVPVADAARAHAERHRRTHAWAPPAAMTGHEAVAEFCGPDVISGSSVCALDARGRIVGVAELVRPPAPPDTGWAHLVHVGVLDQELPRGSALTQALLAHCLAVAARAGLRLRAEVDDTSPLLWAALSALPAVERRADLTTLTTG
- a CDS encoding calcium/sodium antiporter translates to MIALVAGGLAGAALLAVASEHLVRGAARLSAALRVAPAVVAAVVIGFGTSTPELALGGIAAGQGRLDLAVGNIVGSNLANVSLVLGLAAVVAVIHVDTDLLRGQALVSTAAVVLFGALLVLGGGLGRAEGVGLLAVLAAALVWMVRRARSEPPDELGREVQEFVDGAPLRGGREALRVAAGLAGTLVGAQLVVWAATGIASDLGLAEGFVGVTVVAVGTSLPELVTAVQAGRRGEHDLIVGNVLGSNLFNSLGVAGLAAVIGPGEVVDRTLIQVGVPVMVVAALLGWALMARGRRVTRGEGVILLVGYAACLPLLG
- the tig gene encoding trigger factor, with protein sequence MKTSVEPLEGNRVKVSVEVEEVEFDQAIDVAFRKISRQVRIPGFRPGKAPRRILEARLGAGVAREEALRDALPDYYARAVREHDIDVIAAPEIDITAGHDQGPVAFDAVVEVRPRVSVAGYRGLRVEIPRPTPTSDEIDAQVERLRQQFGELSAVDRPAVDGDFVTIDITGSQDGEQLDGLTAEDYSYEVGSASILPEVDEHLRGAEIGDILEFDGAHPDPDEPPLHFRVLVKQVQEKLLPEVTDEWANEASEFDTVDQLRADIGRRLQVVKAVRAQMALQENTAAALADLVDDELPDALVNDEMRVRFEDLLLRLQSQGATFEGYLAATGRTQEEVAEELRDTAERAVRVDLALRAVVEAEVIEVADEDLDVEIERLAQRVGEKPAALRRQLERGERLSAVRSDLEKRKALEWLVEQVELVDEEGQPIDRSDLTPPSDASEAEPGEPTNADDEPAQQEAGE
- a CDS encoding MBL fold metallo-hydrolase, whose translation is MADLLALSAEMIDRRELTGPTNRVTNELSEIDESLAVVESFSHVVAFRTGDGLVLFDTSSGMTGGGVVESLRRWSADPVHTVVYTHGHVDHVGGSAALVADGRTRGHADPRVIGHENVGPRLARYQRTNGWNLAINARQFGGARGAAALDIGAAPRFVPPGTLAPTDTFSHRSSFQVGDLHVQLRHAMGETDDHAWAWIPDRRAVCVGDLLTWVFPNAGNPQKVQRYPGEWAAALREIVALEPELLLPAHGLPIGGAGRIASVLSSVAGALEGIVEQVVGMMNAGAVLDEIVAAVRVSDDVLALPWMQPIYDEPEFVVRNVWRQLGGWWDGNPARLKPPADAALAAEVAALAGGAAALVSRARDRAAAGDLRLAAQLVEWAVQAAPEDRAAHAARAEIYGERRRIEMSLMAKGVFGGAARESSERAGA
- a CDS encoding glucosidase, encoding MPTVEHARLREAREGIAWKRWGPYLSERQWGTVREDYSDNGDAWGYLTHDQSRSRAYRWGEDGIAGICDDKQQLCFALALWNGRDPILKERLFGVTNAEGNHGEDVKEYYFYLDATPTSSYLRYLYKYPQAEFPYADLVATNRARTRTEPEYELLDTGVFDEDRYFDVVVEVAKGGPDDLLVRIEAHNRGPESATIHLLPTLWYRNTWSWGGDETTKPVLRRVDATADAPAAVAAEHPRLGTRHLYVEGQPQLLFTENETNRERLWGEPNPQPFVKDAFHEAVVNGVAGAVNPDGVGTKCAAHHELEVPAGGSAVLRLRLVDRWPDEWSDDPVGDELERIMVWRRAEADDFYDAITPPSADEDGRLIIRQALAGMLWSKQYYLFDVATWLEEHGAEPLASFRGPDVRNREWFHMINDDVISMPDKWEYPWYAAWDLAFHTLALDLVDHDFALQQLDLMLSELYLHPNGQIPAYEWNFGDVNPPVHAWATLFLYRSGRGQGAPAHADLQFLKDAFQKLLVNYTWWVNRKDREGRHVFEGGFLGLDNIGVFDRSKPLPTGGHLEQADGTAWMALYTQNMLEIAVELALHDPTYEDMVLRFLAQFVRIAAAMDRVGTHDDEMWDEEDGFFYDVLRLPDGSATRLKVRSYVGLLPLCAVTVLSGDLVGRFPRVAEQLRKMLERHGDLLANITDPRVPGVQGRRLLAVIDEGKLRRILARMLDEERFLSPYGVRSLSKWHEREPYVFEVHGERYEVGYLPAESDSGLFGGNSNWRGPVWFPVNVLIIRALLQLYTYFGDDLRVECPTGSGREMNLFEVAQEIGSRLTAIFRRDEHGRRPVFGGAERFQTDPHWRDNLLFYEYFQGDDGAGLGASHQTGWTGTVARVMQLLALLTPEVLRDEGIAPLTVHYLRSTEG
- a CDS encoding ATP-dependent Clp protease proteolytic subunit, whose product is MVPTVIEQTNRGERAFDLYSRLLKDHIIFLGTPIDDTIANLVCAQLLHLESENPDKDINIYINSPGGDITALFAIYDTMQYIKPDITTICFGQAASAAAVLLAAGTKGKRLALPHARVLIHQPYGGAAGQATDIELAAREILRMRELLEMILSGHTGQTVERIHRDTERDFVMSAEEARDYGIIDEVIESRQSAGGDRPIAAVGD